Proteins co-encoded in one Solea senegalensis isolate Sse05_10M linkage group LG8, IFAPA_SoseM_1, whole genome shotgun sequence genomic window:
- the LOC122773555 gene encoding P2Y purinoceptor 13-like → MLLNQTSRDDSSCDDFEYHPYIVPTLYFLMFPVSLLLNGVTAWVSLHLESTSTFVVYLKNLVVADLIMTLISPMRVASKLPQASVRLYALSCRVFSAISYSTLYTCISFLGLIGLDRFCKIMMPHNGLFGRNLTLSKVVSGSVWLILFGGTALPNIILSDQSVANMTEITCMSLKGQAGLEFHEGTVIFLNVFFWLVSVVISVCYMCITKKAIQSFQNSGSNNAQGQKKIKLRVFLVVAVFFVSFAPYHLVRIPYTFHQVSNTEQNSCSYLKGKLAKDLSLWLANANICMDPLLYVFLCREFNEKLMSMMKSVSNSLKRLWQAKQK, encoded by the coding sequence ATGCTGTTGAATCAGACGTCTCGTGATGATTCCTCCTGTGACGACTTCGAGTACCACCCATACATTGTCCCAACGCTCTACTTCCTGATGTTCCCCGTCTCTTTGCTGCTGAATGGCGTCACAGCCTGGGTGTCGCTGCACCTGGAGTCCACCAGCACATTTGTGGTGTACCTGAAGAATCTCGTGGTCGCTGATCTCATCATGACCCTGATTAGCCCAATGAGAGTGGCAAGTAAATTGCCGCAGGCCTCAGTTCGTTTATATGCTCTTTCCTGTCGGGTTTTCAGTGCGATCTCCTACAGCACGCTCTACACGTGTATCAGTTTTCTGGGCCTCATAGGTCTGGACCGCTTCTGCAAGATCATGATGCCCCACAACGGGCTGTTTGGCCGCAATCTCACCCTGAGCAAAGTGGTGTCAGGCTCTGTTTGGCTGATTCTGTTTGGCGGTACAGCTTTACCGAATATCATTTTGAGTGACCAGTCGGTAGCCAATATGACAGAGATCACTTGTATGTCATTGAAAGGACAAGCTGGACTTGAATTCCATGAAGGGACAGTGATTTtcctcaatgtgtttttttggctcGTCAGCGTGGTCATCTCAGTCTGCTACATGTGCatcacaaagaaagccatccaGTCCTTCCAAAACTCCGGCAGTAACAACGCGCAAGGACAGAAAAAGATCAAGCTGCGCGTTTTTCTGGTCGTCGCCGTGTTTTTCGTATCTTTTGCACCGTACCACCTCGTCAGGATCCCGTACACCTTTCATCAAGTCAGTAATACCGAGCAGAACAGCTGCTCTTATTTAAAGGGCAAGCTCGCCAAAGATCTCAGCCTCTGGCTCGCCAACGCAAACATCTGCATGGACCCGCTTCTTTACGTCTTTCTGTGTCGAGAGTTCAACGAGAAATTGATGTCTATGATGAAAAGTGTTTCCAACTCATTGAAGAGGCTTTGGCAGGCAAAGCAGAAGTGA
- the LOC122773102 gene encoding P2Y purinoceptor 13-like yields MNTTNMSIKCVRDTSVTAVVFPCLYSILFITALILNSLAAWIFFTIPSTSTFVVFLKNVVVADLLMTLTIPLKVLSDAGVGSWHLRAFHCRYSGVLFYLTMYISILLLGLISLDRYLKIVRPFGKCALQRVCVGQVLSVAVWVVMFFLALPNVILSDQPPQVSEGRLKCTSMKSDAGRMWHEAINYFSQVVFWGTLAVMVVCYTFISKKVYESYKASKSRSQTTIRRTKSKVFVVVGVFFICFAPFHFARVPYTLTQTRSLVSHCQGQNALYIAKETTLWLSATNVCLDPLIYVFLCKVFRRRLTATFCRKPLHTGTPESPTVTSTQMEMSQLAHTNKPSGNGIPL; encoded by the exons ATGAATACCACCAACATGTCCATCAAATGTGTCCGGGACACCAGCGTAACAGCTGTGGTCTTTCCCTGTTTATACAGCATCCTCTTTATAACTGCCTTGATACTGAATTCCCTGGCTGCATGGATCTTCTTCACTATCCCCAGCACCTCAACATTTGTGgtctttttgaaaaatgtg GTGGTAGCTGACTTGCTGATGACCCTGACCATCCCTCTGAAAGTCTTAAGTGATGCAGGTGTGGGTAGCTGGCATCTACGTGCCTTCCACTGCCGATACTCTGGAGTTCTCTTTTACCTCACTATGTACATCAGCATCCTGCTGCTGGGCCTGATCAGTCTGGACCGTTACCTGAAAATCGTCAGGCCCTTTGGAAAGTGCGCCCTGCAGCGGGTGTGTGTTGGTCAGGTGCTGAGTGTAGCTGTCTGGgtggtaatgttttttttagcactaCCCAATGTTATTTTAAGTGACCAGCCACCTCAGGTGTCTGAAGGCAGACTGAAGTGCACGTCCATGAAGAGTGACGCCGGACGGATGTGGCATGAAGCAATTAATTACTTCTCTCAG GTGGTTTTTTGGGGCACGCTGGCTGTGATGGTGGTTTGTTACACGTTCATCAGCAAGAAGGTTTACGAGTCATACAAAGCCTCAAAGAGCAGATCACAGACGACGATTCGCAGAACCAAGTCAAAGGTCtttgtggtggtgggggtgtttTTCATCTGCTTTGCCCCCTTCCACTTCGCTCGTGTTCCCTACACTTTGACCCAAACCCGCAGCTTGGTGAGTCACTGCCAGGGACAGAATGCACTCTACATCGCCAAGGAAACCACCTTGTGGCTATCAGCCACCAATGTGTGCCTGGATCCACTTATCTATGTGTTCCTGTGTAAGGTGTTTCGGAGACGACTGACAGCCACTTTCTGCCGTAAGCCACTCCACACAGGTACCCCAGAATCTCCCACGGTAACATCAACTCAAATGGAAATGTCTCAGTTGGCCCACACTAACAAACCGTCAGGTAATGGGATTCCACTGTAA